A section of the Festucalex cinctus isolate MCC-2025b chromosome 9, RoL_Fcin_1.0, whole genome shotgun sequence genome encodes:
- the gabra6a gene encoding gamma-aminobutyric acid receptor subunit alpha-6a isoform X2 — protein sequence MEYTTDMFFRQMWVDERLKFEGPIEILRLNNLMVDKIWTPDTFFRNSKKSILHNMTTPNKLFRIMQNGTVLYTMRLTISSECPMNLMDFPMDGHTCPLRFGSYAYTSSEIVFTWRKGPVKSVDCPKESMSLLQYDLVGQTLSSEIFKCNTGHYSVQVVHFHLQRKLGYYLIQTYIPLIMVVVLSQVSFWINKESVPARTVAGITTVLTMTTLSISARQSLPKVAYATAMDWFIAVCFAFVASALVEFAAVNYFATLQANRRKRKKARQDKLEVLATTSDEGDTISESNISTHEGLKRRNHSMCPSEPPEGPPVPIFLHQGSAFPQIPQLAGTSPIDKYARILFPLTFGLFNLVYWYIYLAKDTMERARDVDPTS from the exons atg GAATACACCACAGACATGTTCTTTCGACAGATGTGGGTTGACGAGAGGCTCAAATTTGAGGGTCCCATTGAAATCCTGCGATTGAACAACCTCATGGTAGACAAGATCTGGACACCGGACACCTTCTTCCGAAACTCCAAAAAATCCATTTTGCACAACATGACCACGCCTAACAAGCTTTTCCGTATTATGCAAAATGGAACTGTCCTCTACACAATGAG GCTGACAATAAGTTCAGAGTGTCCAATGAATCTTATGGATTTCCCCATGGATGGTCACACTTGTCCTCTTAGATTTGGAAGCT ATGCCTACACCAGCAGCGAAATAGTTTTCACTTGGAGGAAGGGGCCTGTAAAGTCTGTCGACTGTCCCAAAGAGTCCATGAGCCTTTTGCAATATGATTTGGTGGGACAGACGTTGTCCAGTGAGATTTTCAAGTGCAACacag GTCACTACTCGGTGCAGGTGGTCCATTTCCACCTCCAGAGGAAGCTGGGATACTACCTCATACAGACATACATTCCACTTATCATGGTTGTCGTGCTGTCACAAGTCTCGTTCTGGATCAATAAGGAGTCTGTCCCCGCGCGTACAGTCGCCG GCATCACCACGGTGCTAACAATGACCACCCTGAGCATCAGCGCCCGCCAGTCCCTTCCCAAGGTGGCCTACGCCACAGCCATGGATTGGTTCATCGCCGTGTGTTTCGCCTTCGTGGCTTCGGCCCTGGTCGAGTTTGCGGCTGTCAATTACTTTGCCACGCTGCAGGCCAACCGCCGGAAGAGGAAAAAAGCTCGACAGGACAAGCTAGAGGTTTTAGCTACGACGAGCGACGAAGGAGACACGATTTCG GAGTCCAACATCAGCACTCACGAAGGCCTGAAGAGGAGAAACCACTCGATGTGCCCCAGTGAACCACCTGAGGGTCCGCCCGTGCCGATCTTCCTTCATCAGGGCTCAGCTTTCCCCCAAATCCCGCAGCTGGCTGGCACCAGCCCCATCGACAAGTACGCCCGCATTCTTTTCCCCTTGACCTTTGGCCTCTTCAACCTGGTCTACTGGTACATCTACCTGGCTAAGGACACCATGGAGAGAGCCAG GGATGTGGATCCAACCTCTTAA